In Malus sylvestris chromosome 16, drMalSylv7.2, whole genome shotgun sequence, the following are encoded in one genomic region:
- the LOC126608677 gene encoding uncharacterized protein LOC126608677: MEADSSPRMRLDHLKKEGSEEPHLRRFELELPVNDHRFHSMSALEILRETVRILRYNSWGFLAIALLLICPVSALLLSNLVVDHSLVKRLTIRMLLIAKSSGLPLRDFISHSCQKFAEMAISCTMCFPLYITLSLLSKAAVVYSVYCSYSLKKFDASQFYLVLRKIWRRVVSTYVWMCMVVAGCVVLFLVLLLAVCNACSIVGLSPNYIVYAAMVVALIFSVVFANAVIICNIAIVISVLEDVSGPEALVQSGVLIKGQTQVGLLIFLGSSIGMAFVEGLFEHRVKTLSYGDGSSRIWEGPLLVIMYSFVVLIDSMNSAVFYFSCRSFKMETSLDGESHSILETVNFSSESVGIQ; this comes from the coding sequence atggaagcTGACAGTTCACCCAGAATGAGATTAGATCACTTGAAAAAAGAGGGATCCGAAGAACCCCATTTGCGTAGATTCGAGTTAGAACTCCCCGTTAACGATCACAGGTTTCATTCGATGAGTGCTCTGGAAATTTTGAGAGAAACCGTTAGAATTCTCCGGTACAATTCGTGGGGGTTTTTGGCGATTGCCTTGTTGCTAATCTGCCCGGTTTCCGCCCTGCTTTTGTCGAATTTGGTAGTTGATCATTCACTTGTAAAGAGACTAACCATTAGGATGTTGTTAATTGCAAAGTCCAGTGGACTCCCTTTGAGGGATTTTATCAGTCACTCCTGCCAGAAGTTTGCTGAGATGGCTATTTCGTGTACGATGTGCTTCCCCTTGTACATCACATTGTCGTTGTTGTCAAAAGCCGCGGTGGTTTACTCTGTGTATTGTAGTTACTCCCTGAAGAAGTTTGATGCATCACAGTTTTACTTGGTTCTGCGCAAGATATGGAGGCGGGTTGTTTCAACTTATGTGTGGATGTGTATGGTGGTTGCCGGTTGTGTCGTCTTGTTTTTGGTTCTTCTTCTTGCTGTGTGCAATGCATGTTCGATAGTAGGGTTGTCGCCGAATTATATTGTGTATGCTGCAATGGTGGTCGCGCTCATCTTCTCGGTTGTTTTTGCCAATGCCGTTATTATTTGCAACATTGCTATTGTGATCTCTGTGTTGGAGGATGTCTCGGGACCAGAGGCACTGGTTCAGTCTGGGGTTCTGATCAAGGGCCAGACTCAGGTTGGTCTTCTAATATTTCTTGGGTCGAGTATTGGAATGGCATTCGTCGAGGGATTGTTTGAGCATAGGGTGAAGACTTTGAGCTATGGAGATGGGTCTTCGCGCATTTGGGAAGGCCCTCTTTTGGTGATCATGTATTCGTTTGTGGTGCTTATCGACTCCATGAACAGCGCGGTTTTCTATTTCAGTTGCAGATCTTTTAAGATGGAAACATCTTTGGATGGTGAATCTCATTCCATTTTGGAAACGGTTAACTTTTCTTCTGAATCAGTTGGTATTCAATGA
- the LOC126608678 gene encoding uncharacterized protein LOC126608678, with amino-acid sequence MDISRQNKIQKFEDFVDQRLKPDLVRAIAQRDKVFEQQKVFSDLRKNIENLEKNSVTSLRTLVNLGSEVYMQADVPDTRRIFVDIGLGFHVEFTWSEALNYISQREEKLARQVEECTNLIASIKAQIKLVCEGIREILQLPAEKKPASERIF; translated from the exons ATGGACATCTCCCGCCAAaacaaaattcagaaattcgaggATTTCGTGGACCAACGCCTCAAACCAGACCTCGTTCGCGCCATTGCTCAACG GGACAAGGTGTTCGAGCAACAAAAAGTTTT CTCGGATTTGCGGAAGAACATagagaatttggagaaaaaTAGTGTGACCAGTCTTAGGACTTTGGTTAATCTTGGCTCTGAAGTGTATATGCAAGCTGATGT GCCAGATACACGACGCATATTTGTGGATATTGGACTGGGATTCCATGTGGAGTTCACCTGGTCTGAAGCTTTGAATTACATATCtcaaagagaagaaaagttGGCCAG GCAAGTTGAAGAGTGTACTAACCTTATTGCGTCCATTAAAGCTCAGATAAAGCTG GTATGCGAAGGGATTCGAGAGATACTCCAGCTTCCAGCAGAGAAGAAACCTGCCTCAGAGCGCATTTTTTGA
- the LOC126607663 gene encoding protein argonaute 7-like: MADTENSNGNQKCHPQTRTLRGGTRANPHNHHHHHHHQQLIHHANQFGFCNQNQYYQRYSSSYPALLPLPPLLPLQLALTPPLPPNHHFRSKTHLQKPSCRLNTPPFAASSKTQVPQLTISPKATEGYQKQTSSPFIGEDGRKLLTAARTGKAIVTARRPDSGGVEGTVISLLANHFLVQFDSSQRIFHYHVDISPNPSKEVARMIKQKLMEDNSAVLSGAIPAYDGRKNLYSALEFRDDRLEFYVSLLIPTSKPTLPYGAFNDLQEKLQEHKLFRVNIKLVSKLDAKELSSYLNNEGDEWKPLPQDYLHALDVVLREAPLEKCVPVGRSLYSSSMGGSKEIGGGAVGLRGFFQSLRLTQQGLALNVDFSVTAFHESVGVIPYLQKRLEFLQDLPQRKTRGLTEKERKEVEKALKNIRVFVCHRETVQRYRVFGLTEEATEDLWFADRDGKNLRLLTYFKDHYNYDIQFRNLPCLQISRSKPCYLPMELCMICEGQKFLGKLSDDQTARILKMGCQRPKERKAIIDGVMRGPVGPTSGIQEREFKLHVSRDMTRLKGRVLQPPKLKLGDGGHVRDLIPSRLDRQWNLMDSHVFEGTRIERWALISFGGTPDQKNSIPKFIRQLSQRCEQLGIFLNNNTIVSPQFEPSQVLNNVSLLESKLKRIQRAASNNLQLLICVMERKHKGYADLKRIADTSVGVLSQCCLYSNLGKLGSQFLANLALKINAKVGGCTVSLYNSLPSQIPRLLLADEPVIFMGADVTHPHPLDDFSPSVAAVVGSMNWPAANKYVSRMRSQTHRQEIIQDLDAMVEELLNEFCQEVGKLPKRIIFFRDGVSETQFYKVLQEELQSIKRACSRLPGYAPPITFAVVQKRHHTRLFPFKIDPSSKQNQLLDENIPPGTVVDTVITHPKEFDFYLCSHWGVKGTSRPTHYHILRDENEFTSDELQKLVNILCYTYARCTKPVSLVPPAYYAHLAAYRGRLYLERSESTTYTRSGSTLSRAGPPKEMALPKLSENVKKLMFYC; the protein is encoded by the exons ATGGCAGACACAGAAAACTCCAATGGCAACCAGAAATGCCACCCCCAGACCAGAACCCTGAGGGGCGGCACCAGAGCCAATCCtcacaaccaccaccaccaccaccaccaccaacaacTAATCCACCACGCAAACCAGTTCGGTTTCTGCAACCAGAACCAGTATTATCAGAGATACTCCTCCTCCTACCCagctcttcttcctctccctccTCTCCTCCCTCTGCAACTCGCTCTAACTCCACCGCTGCCTCCAAACCACCACTTCCGATCAAAAACCCACCTCCAGAAACCTTCATGCAGGCTCAATACTCCTCCTTTTGCCGCCTCCTCCAAAACCCAGGTGCCCCAACTCACAATTTCACCAA AAGCTACAGAGGGGTATCAGAAGCAAACCAGTTCACCATTTATAGGAGAAGATGGAAGGAAGTTGCTCACAGCTGCAAGAACAGGAAAAGCAATAGTGACTGCAAGGAGGCCAGATTCTGGTGGTGTGGAAGGGACTGTAATCTCCCTCTTGGCTAACCATTTTCTTGTCCAATTCGATTCATCGCAGCGAATATTCCATTACCATGTTGACATTTCCCCTAACCCCTCGAAGGAAGTTGCTAGAATGATCAAACAGAAGCTGATGGAGGATAACTCGGCTGTGCTATCCGGTGCAATTCCGGCTTATGATGGCCGGAAGAATCTTTACAGCGCCCTTGAATTCCGAGACGATAGGCTTGAATTCTATGTAAGCCTCCTCATCCCCACAAGTAAGCCAACATTGCCATATGGGGCATTCAATGACTTACAAGAGAAGCTTCAAGAACATAAACTTTTTCGGGTCAATATCAAACTCGTGTCAAAGCTAGATGCGAAGGAATTGAGTAGTTACTTGAACAATGAGGGTGATGAATGGAAGCCGCTTCCTCAGGATTATCTCCACGCCTTGGATGTCGTCTTGAGGGAGGCACCATTGGAGAAGTGTGTGCCTGTGGGAAGATCACTCTACTCGAGCTCAATGGGTGGAAGTAAAGAAATTGGAGGAGGGGCCGTAGGACTGAGAGGGTTCTTTCAGAGCCTTCGACTAACTCAACAAGGACTAGCTCTCAATGTTGATTTCTCCGTGACTGCATTCCACGAAAGCGTTGGAGTGATCCCATACTTACAGAAGCGCCTCGAGTTTCTTCAAGACCTTCCTCAAAGGAAGACAAGGGGTTTAActgagaaagaaaggaaagaagtGGAGAAGGCATTGAAGAATATCAGGGTCTTTGTTTGCCACCGAGAAACTGTTCAGAGATACCGCGTTTTTGGCTTAACCGAGGAAGCCACTGAAGATCTTTGGTTTGCAGACAGGGATGGGAAGAATTTGAGGCTGTTGACTTACTTTAAGGATCACTATAACTATGATATACAATTCAGGAATTTGCCTTGTTTGCAGATTAGTAGGAGTAAACCATGCTATCTTCCAATGGAGCTATGTATGATCTGTGAAGGCCAGAAGTTCCTCGGGAAGCTGTCTGATGATCAGACTGCAAGGATACTTAAGATGGGCTGCCAACGACCGAAAGAACGAAAAGCCATTATAGATGGAGTTATGAGAGGTCCTGTTGGGCCAACAAG TGGTATTCAGGAAAGAGAATTCAAGCTCCATGTTTCGAGAGACATGACGCGATTAAAAGGAAGAGTTCTTCAACCTCCAAAGCTAAAGCTTGGCGATGGTGGTCATGTAAGGGACCTAATTCCCTCTCGTCTTGACCGGCAGTGGAATCTTATGGACAGCCATGTGTTTGAAGGTACTAGAATCGAGAGGTGGGCATTGATTAGTTTTGGTGGCACCCCTGATCAGAAGAATAGCATCCCGAAATTCATACGCCAGCTATCTCAAAGATGTGAACAACTGGGAATCTTCCTTAACAATAACACGATTGTTAGCCCCCAATTCGAACCATCCCAAGTGCTTAACAATGTGTCGCTGTTAGAATCTAAGCTCAAAAGAATCCAAAGAGCTGCATCAAACAATCTCCAGCTGCTTATATGTGTAATggaaagaaagcacaaaggctaCGCAGATCTCAAGCGAATTGCGGACACAAGCGTTGGGGTTTTAAGCCAATGCTGCTTGTACTCAAACCTCGGGAAGTTGGGTTCGCAGTTTTTGGCGAACCTAGCTCTGAAGATCAATGCTAAAGTTGGAGGATGCACGGTTTCCTTGTACAATTCGTTACCATCTCAAATCCCGCGGCTGCTTCTTGCTGATGAGCCAGTGATCTTCATGGGCGCAGATGTGACCCATCCACATCCACTTGATGACTTTAGTCCTTCTGTTGCTGCtgtggttggtagcatgaattgGCCAGCGGCAAACAAGTATGTTTCGAGAATGAGATCTCAGACACATCGACAAGAAATCATCCAGGATCTCGACGCAATGGTGGAAGAATTATTGAATGAGTTTTGCCAGGAAGTTGGCAAACTCCCCAAGAGAATCATTTTCTTCAGAGACGGGGTAAGCGAAACGCAATTCTACAAAGTGCTTCAAGAGGAGCTGCAATCTATTAAAAGGGCATGTTCTAGGCTTCCCGGTTATGCGCCTCCCATAACATTTGCAGTGGTTCAGAAGAGGCATCACACAAGGCTGTTCCCTTTCAAAATTGATCCGTCTTCGAAGCAGAACCAATTACTCGATGAAAACATTCCCCCTGGAACCGTTGTGGATACCGTGATCACTCACCCGAAAGAATTCGACTTCTATCTTTGCAGTCATTGGGGAGTTAAGGGAACAAGCAGGCCAACTCATTACCACATTTTGCGGGATGAAAACGAGTTCACCTCAGATGAACTGCAGAAGCTGGTTAACATTCTGTGCTACACGTACGCAAGGTGCACGAAGCCGGTTTCGCTGGTGCCCCCAGCTTACTACGCTCACTTGGCAGCGTATCGAGGCAGGCTTTACCTTGAGAGATCAGAATCCACAACTTATACCAGAAGTGGTTCTACGCTCTCCAGAGCCGGCCCTCCGAAGGAAATGGCTCTACCAAAACTTAGTGAGAATGTTAAGAAACTCATGTTTTATTGCTGA
- the LOC126607664 gene encoding CSC1-like protein At1g69450, which translates to MLVSALLTSLAINSGLCVLFFTLYSILRKQPSNYEVYIPRLLAEGESDKSGSFNLERLIPSPYWVKRAWQLTEDDLLSSSGLDAVVFMRLINFSLRVFMFAGVIGIFVLLPVNCSGNQLEYIDFTDLSNNSLDVFTISNVNNGSSKLWIHFAAVYLVTIFVCCLLYYEFRYISQRRLDYFQSSKPQPHQFTILVRSIPVPSGSSVGEKVDSFFREYHPSTYLSHIVVRRTNKIKKLLNDAKKLYTRLLHLQSVPNQQKYTRSCCFGLFGRKVNLVEQYEKKLEDAEENVRLEQSEASLGGDEVRSAFVSFKSRYGAAIAHHLQQSTNPTNWVTEQAPEPRDVYWPFFSSSFIRRWLSKLVVIFLCIVLTIVFLIPVVLVQGLTNLNQLEAWLPFLKNVLTITFVSQVITGYLPSLILLLFLKIVPPAMEFFSSIQGYVSLSDIQKSACSKVLWFTIWNIFFATVFSGSVLSKVYLFLDPKNIPSKLGLSVPAQSSFFIAYVVTSGWTSTSSELFRIIPLIWSLLKRPFTDSKDDEFEVPAMNYHNHMPRVLFFVLLGITYFFLAPLILPFLLVYLCLGFIIFRNQFINVYAPRFETAGKFWPIVHNSMIFSLVLMHAIAVGIFSIKNVNLASTLIFPLPVFTLIFNEYCRKRFLPNFVAYPAESLIRKDRQDENDPTMPEFLDKLVTVYQDPALMPINYSGSNDRLRSPLLSSAPQA; encoded by the exons ATGCTTGTCTCCGCCCTGCTGACGTCACTCGCCATCAACTCCGGCCTCTGCGTCCTCTTCTTCACGCTCTACTCGATCCTCCGGAAGCAGCCGAGCAACTATGAGGTGTACATACCGCGGCTGCTCGCCGAGGGGGAGTCCGACAAGTCGGGTAGTTTCAACCTCGAGCGGCTGATTCCGTCGCCGTACTGGGTCAAGAGGGCCTGGCAGCTCACGGAGGACGACTTGCTGTCGTCCTCCGGCCTTGACGCCGTCGTTTTCATGCGGCTCATCAATTTTAGTCTCAGAGTGTTCATGTTCGCCGGAGTTATCGGGATCTTCGTCCTGCTTCCGGTCAACTGCTCCGGCAACCAGCTCGAGTATATTGACTTCACCGATCTGTCGAATAACTCTCTCGACGTGTTTACGATTTCGAATGTGAACAATGGCTCAAGCAA GTTATGGATTCACTTTGCTGCTGTGTACCTTGTCACCATCTTTGTCTGCTGTCTACTTTATTAT GAATTTAGATATATTTCTCAAAGACGGCTTGATTATTTTCAGTCATCCAAGCCTCAACCGCATCAGTTCACAATCTTAGTTCGCAGCATTCCCGTTCCTTCTGGTAGCAGCGTCGGCGAAAAAGTTGACAGCTTCTTTAGGGAGTATCACCCTTCAACATATTTGTCACATATTGTTGTTCGTcgaacaaacaaaattaaaaaactccTT AACGATGCGAAAAAACTATATACCAGGCTCCTTCACTTGCAATCGGTTCCAAACCAGCAAAAGTATACACGATCCTGTTGTTTTGGATTGTTTGGACGCAAGGTTAATCTTGTGGAACAGTATGAAAAGAAGCTTGAAGACGCAGAGGAGAATGTGAGATTGGAGCAATCAGAGGCTTCATTAGGAGGAGAT GAAGTTCGATCTGCTTTTGTTTCCTTCAAGTCTCGGTATGGTGCTGCAATTGCTCACCACTTGCAACAATCAACCAATCCTACCAACTGGGTCACAGAGCAAGCTCCTGAACCTCGTGATGTTTACTGGCCGTTCTTTTCGTCATCTTTCATCCGAAGATGGCTTTCTAAGCTTGTGGTTATATTTTTATGCATTGTCCTAACAATCGTGTTCCTTATTCCTGTTGTACTTGTCCAAGGTCTAACTAACCTAAACCAGCTGGAAGCTTGGCTTCCCTTTCTCAAAAATGTTCTAACCAT AACATTTGTTAGTCAAGTCATTACAGGATACCTTCCCAGTCTTATTCTTCTATTATTTCTGAAAATAGTGCCCCCCGCCATGGAGTTCTTTTCATCCATTCAAGGATACGTTTCTCTCAGTGATATACAAAAGAGTGCGTGTTCAAAAGTACTTTGGTTCACGATATGGAACATTTTTTTTGCTACTGTATTTTCCGGATCAGTTCTCTCGAAGGTTTATCTCTTTCTTGACCCCAAGAATATTCCTTCAAAGCTAGGTCTTTCTGTTCCAGCACAG TCGTCTTTTTTCATTGCTTATGTCGTCACGTCAGGATGGACAAGTACTTCATCAGAACTCTTTCGTATAATTCCTCTGATATGGAGTCTGTTAAAAAGACCTTTTACCGACAGTAAAGATGATGAATTTGAAGTTCCAGCAATGAATTACCATAATCACATGCCAAGAGTTCTTTTCTTTGTACTTCTCGGCATCACATACTTCTTCCTAGCTCCGCTGATTCTTCCCTTCCTCTTAGTGTACCTCTGTCTCGGATTCATCATCTTTCGCAACCAG TTCATAAACGTATATGCTCCTAGGTTCGAAACTGCTGGGAAGTTTTGGCCGATCGTTCATAACTCAATGATATTCTCTCTGGTACTTATGCACGCCATTGCAGTTGGAATCTTTTCAATCAAGAACGTCAATCTAGCATCGACATTAATTTTTCCTCTTCCTGTATTCACACTTATCTTCAATGAGTACTGCCGAAAGCGCTTCCTTCCAAATTTCGTTGCTTACCCTGCCGAG AGTTTGATACGAAAGGACAGGCAAGATGAGAACGATCCTACAATGCCTGAATTTCTCGATAAATTGGTCACGGTCTATCAGGACCCTGCTTTGATGCCTATCAACTATTCTGGGAGCAATGACAGACTCCGCAGTCCTCTTTTATCTTCTGCTCCTCAAGCGTAG